The DNA sequence TTGAAGAATTTTTATCCTTCACCACAGCAAATCCTGAATATTCAGCAATCTTGTGTGGTGAAGTAAAAAGTTATATGCTATTGTGCGTGATTCCATTTTTCAAATCGCTTGTCTAAAATATCACTGATTTTCTGATAATTTTTCCAGCTGTCTTTTACATGGTAAATTGATGGCAGACCATTGGCAAGGGTGAGTTCATAGTCTTTCAGGTATTCACCACTGCAATAATAATGGTGCGCGAAATTGTTGCCTTTTTCATTGATCAGTGAGTGGGTCAGGGCTCCGCCCCAAATTTCACTCAGGATCATCGGACTTAAGTCTCTGAGTTTGAATCTGAAAATTTCCGTTTCCGCTTCTTCTTCAAAGTATTCAGAGGTAAGCTCACTATCAATAAGCCACCCCAAAAACATTCCAATGTGGAGATAGGCATTCTCTATTGGCAGGCTTTCTGGAAACTTATTCAAGAAGTGAAGCTTCGCGTGGTCAATGCAAACTCCAATTTTTAGGTCAATATTTTCGTTGGGCATCACAAGATGAAATTTAATTCAAGTCCTATTACGAATAAAGTAATAGGTGATATCGAATATGTAAGGTTGAGTTTCAACTAATACAGTTATTAACTGATCAGTAGAATTAAAAATATACGTAAAAATTCGGTCAAATTTGATGAAAAAACAAATAAGATATCACGATTGCTGATATAATTCCTATAAAATCAGCAATTAATCCACAGGTGATCGCATATCGGGTTTTTCTGATATTTACAGCCCCAAAGTAAAGGGCGATGACGTACAGGGTGGTTTCTGTAGAGCCCTGCATTACAGAGGTCAGGCGGCCAACAAAGGAATCGGCTCCGTAGTGCTCCATCGCCTCAACCATCAAGCCTCTTGCACCAGAACCGCTGAGTGGTTTCATTAAGGCAGTAGGCAAGGCGGGCAGGAAGTCTGCATTTACACCAAGGTAGTTTAGCGCATGGGTGAGTTGATTAATGAAAAAATCCATTGCTCCGCTTGCGCGGAAAGCACCAATGGCCACCAACATGGCAATCAAATATGGAATGATTGTAATGGCGATATCAAAAGATTCTTTCGCACCTTCAATAAATGCCTCGTATACATTTACCTTCTTAAAAAAACCATAAATGATAAATGTGAATATGATGGAAAGGATAATGGCGTTGGAAGCCACCTTGCTAATCATGGTGAGTTTTTCAGGGCTGAGGGTAGAAAAGTAGAAGAGCAGTGAAATGATAAAGAGTACCAGGCCACCAAGGTAAGATAGAATCACTTTGTCAAAAAGATTGATTTTTTGATAGATGGAAACGGCGATGAGTCCGCCCAGTGTAGACATGAAGGTCGTCAGTAAAATAGGAATAAAAACATCCGCAGGATTGGCCGCTCCCATTTGCATTCTGTAGGCCAAAATACTGACAGGTAGAATGGTAAGGCCAGAAGTGTTGAGCACCAAAAACATGATCTGTGCATTGGAGGCCGTGTCCTTATTCGGGTTTAGCTCCTGCATCCCTTCCATCGCTTTAAGGCCAAGTGGAGTCGCGGCGTTGTCGAGCCCGAGCATATTGGCTGAAAAGTTCAGAAGGATTGGCGTCAGGACTGGATGGTCTTTGGGGATTTCTGGAAATAAACGCTGAAAGAAAGGACCTGCCAGCTTATTGATGATTTTAATTAAACCTGCTTTTTCCCCAATTTTCATGAGCCCGAGCCAGAAAGCCATAATACCTGTCAGCATCAGGGAGATTTCAAAACCCGTTTTCGACATTTCAAAAATTTTGTCTACTACTGCTGAAAATAGCGTGTAGTCACCAAAAAATAGGGCTTGCAGAACAGTGAAAATAAAGGCGATTGCAAATAGCGCAATCCAAATATAGTTAAGTATCATAATTCGGAGAAAAAAATAATCTGAATACAAAGATATTTGATCTGTTGTTTCTTTTAGCCTTTATGGGAAATGTTTTTCTTTGTGAGGAATAATAATACTATGAAAAAAATCACTTTCGCAATAATTCTTGGCCTTGCCTCGCTGATGGCCTGTGGGGAACTGGACACCCCTCAATTCAACTCTGATCAGGTAACGCAAATTTTAACGGGTGGCGGGAAGAAATCCTGGTTACCAGTACAGTTAAAAGTAAATGGGGAGGTCAGTGACGTAAAGGCCTGTGACTATGGCGAAATTTTCGTGCTGAATGAGCAATATGCGGAAATTGACAGCCTGTTTAATGTGCAACTCACGCAACCGCTTGGCTATTGGATTCGGACAAAAGTATCCTGCCCAACACAGGACGAAGATACTTTGCTCATTCCTGATGGAATTTGGAATATCAATCACCGAGATGATGATCAGCAATTTGTAACTGACATTAATGTGGTTGGAATTGACTCTACAATGAATACGCTGTACAATTTGAAAAGTATTTCTCCGAGCCGTTTTGAGGTGAATTACACGGATCAATCGGATAATAATTTTGACTGGACCTTTGTAAAGAGCGAGTAAGATAGGAGCGGAAAAACTGCAAAAATTTTAATGTCCAACTGAAGATTGCTTCGGTTGGACATTTTTTTTGGACTTTAGAAAGAAATCGGAGGGGCTTTAGGTGTGATTTTAGTTATAAAATACGTAATTTCTATTAACCTACTAACAACAAGACCCAAACTAAACCATGGAAAATCAGCATGAAGCCTTTTTTTGGCAGAAAAATTACCCCGAAGGAGTTCCCTTTGATATTGACCCTGGAAAGTATGAATCTTTAGTCGACCTATTTGAGGAAACGGTCGAACAGCATAACAGCAAAGTTGCTTTTGATAATTTTGACAAGGAATTGACTTATGCTGAATTGGAACTGTATTCCCGTTATTTTGGGGCTTACCTTCAGCAGGAATTAGGTTTGAAAAAAGGCGATGCAATTGCCATTCAAATTCCAAACCTTCTACAGTATCCTATTGCACTTTGGGGGGCATTGCGTGCTGGCCTGGTGGTGGTAAATACCAATCCACTGTATACTCCTCGGGAAATGGAGCATCAATTTAAAGATGCAGGGGTGAAGGCGATTTTGATTTACGAAAATTTTGCCTACAATTTACAGACGATCGTTCGCAATACCGATATTGAAACCGTGATTGTAACTGGAACGGGCGATATGTTGGGGACACTAAAAGGCTTTATTGTCAATTTAGTGGTGCGGCATGTCAAAAAGATGGTACCTAAATATCACCTTCCTGATGCGGTCTCATTCAAGGAAGTGCTTGATATTGGTAAAAAGAAAACACTGAATACAATTAAGCCTGCGGCTGAGGATATTGCCTTTTTACAATACACTGGCGGAACCACGGGCTTGTCAAAGGGGGCGATGCTGACCCACCGAAATATTATTGCCGCACTCGAAGGGAGCACCGCATGGGTTAAGCCCGTTCTGCCTGCAAGTGGTGCAATTATCGTTACGGCTTTGCCGATGTATCATATTTTTGCATTGACGGCCAACTGCCTTTTGATTTTTAAGCTTGGCGGTAAAAATATTCTGATTACCAACCCGCGAGATCTTCCCGCTTTTATTAAAACGATCAGTAAGCACCGTTTCAATATGATTTCAGGGGTAAACACCCTCTTTAATGCGATGCTGAACCATCCTGATTTTGGAATGATTAATTTCGATGAATTAAAAGTGACACTTGGTGGTGGTATGGCGGTTCAGGATGCCGTAGCACAAAAATGGGAAGAAGCCACAGGATGTCCATTGGCGGAGGCTTATGGCATGACGGAAACTTCTCCAGGAATCACCATTAACCCTTTGGACGGTAACCATCGAATGAGTTCTATTGGCTTGCCGTTTCCATCAACTGAGGTGAAAATTATGAGTGATGAGGGCGTTGAGGTGCCCCATGGTGAACATGGTGAGCTTTGGGTTCGTGGGCCTCAGGTGATGAAGGGGTATTGGAAAAATGAAGCGGCGACGAATGAAATGTTTGACGGAGAGTGGTTGAAAACTGGCGATATTGCGACGGTGGATGATGATGGCTTTTTTAAGATTGTGGACCGTAAAAAGGAAATGATTTTGGTGTCTGGCTTTAATGTTTTTCCCAATGAAATTGAAAATGTGATCGCCATGCACCCGAAGGTATTGGAAGTCGGGGCGATAGGTATTCCCGACGAGCGGAGCGGGGAAAAGGTGAAGGTTTTTGTGGTGAAGAAAGACGACTCCCTCACCGCGGATGAAGTTATTGAATTTTGTAAAGCCCAGCTTACCGCTTACAAGGTTCCAAAAGAGGTCGCTTTTAAAGCTGAGCTGCCCAAAACGAATGTCGGAAAAATCCTCAGACGAAAATTGAAAGAATAATTATCATTATAGAAATACTGACGAGCACAAACATTTTGTTTGTGCTTTTTTTATGCCATTTTCTTCTTTGAGGGTGATATCTTCTCTAATTCTACTTAATTTTGTGGTTTGATTTACTATTAGCGATAACAAATAGAATGAAAACCATCAAATTACCTTCTGCTTATACAATTCTCTTAGCCATTATTGTATTGGTTGCAGGGCTTACTTTTGTCCTTCCTACGGGGAAATATGCCTACACGTCTAAAGACGGTTCCGTTACCCTGACACCTCAGCAGGCCATTGGTAATACCGACAGTCACTTATTACCTGTTCCAGGAAGTTATGAAAATGTAAAATCCAATCCTCAGGGATTTTTTGAAGTTGTGAAAGCACCCATTGTCGGTTTTTATAAAGCCATTGATGTGGCGGTGTTTATTCTGATGATCGGGGGATTCTTAGGCATTGTGATGTCTACAGGAGCCATTGATGCTGGAGTGCATCAGGTGCTGGGCTCCATGAAAGGCAAAGAACAATTGATGATCCCCGTCTTGATCTTTCTTTTCGGATTGGGAGGGACATCCTTTGGAATGGCAGAGGAGACCCTGGCATTTTATCCGATCCTGATTCCCGTTTTCAGGTCGGCAGGTTTTGATGCCAAAACAGCGATTGGGACGATCATGTTAGGGGCAGGATTTGGCGTTCTATGTAGTACTGTAAACCCTTTTGCTACTGCAATTGCCTCAGGCTTTGCGGGAATTTCTATTGGGGATGGCATCATGGTTCGCGTATTCATGTGGGTAGTCCTTTGGGCAATTACCTCTGCTTTTGTCATGCGATATGCTAAAAAAGTAAAAAATGCACCTTCTGAAGAGATGCTTGAGCAAGCTGATACAGCAACTCCTGAAGCCATGACAGGCAAACAAAAAATCGTGCTGACGATGTTTACCCTAACCTTTGTCATCATGATTTGGGGTGTGATTCCTTTTAAGGATTTGGGAATTACCGCAATTCCTACTTTAAGCTGGTGGTTTGATGAACTGAATGCTTTGTTTTTTGTGTCGAGTATTTTAACTGGTTTACTGATCGGTATGAAAGAAAGTGAAATTGCTGGACATTTTGTAAATGGAGCACGTGATATGCTTGGGGTTGCCTTCATCGTTGGGATTAGTCGAGGTATCACAGTTGTGATGAATGACGGACTTATTATTGATACCGTGTTGCACTATGCAGAAGCGGCAATTACAGGCTTGAGTAGCTCTATCTTTGTCTGTGTAATGTTTTTCCTTGAATTGTTCCTTTCCATTTTTATTCCTTCCACTTCAGGCTTAGCAACACTGACGATGCCTATTATGACACCTTTGGCTTCTTTTGCAAACGTTGATGCCCACTGGGTGGTAACGGCTTATCAGTCTGCTTCGGGGTTTGTGAACCTGTTTACACCTACTTCAGCAGTGGTAATGGGTGGCCTCGCTATTGGAAAGGTGTCTTATGGATCGTATTTCAAATGGGTCCTTCCTTATCTTTTTATCGTGTTAATAGTGATATTGCTAACACTCGGATTTGGTGTGATGTTATAAAGATCAAACACGGTCTTATAACAAAACTATCAATGATTTATTGTCTCTCTTAGGGCGGCTGTGAATAAAGCAGCATGAATAAAGGTGTGAGCAGGGTAGGGTATCCTTGGCGTACACCACATGCCACGTAATGATTATCAATAACGATATTAAAGGCCTGCAACGCGTACGTGTTGCAGGCTTTTTTGGGTTTTCAGCAAAGTATGCTTATCAAAGTGATTGGGTATAGGATAGGTTTTGAGCAATATTGATGTTAAGTGGTCTCGGTGGGATCGAAAAACTAAACGATAAAAAAAACAGCCATCGTAAGATGGCTGTTGTCATTTATAACCTTAAATATTTTAGAATCTTCTTCTACGTGATTTGTATCGCTTGCTTCCTCGTGATTTCTTGTATCGTCTTCCACCTGCACCAAAAGCAAACAGATACTCTACCCGAACATTCATCAAGAAATATCCATCGTTATTTTCTGGGTTACCACGAACCTGTCTGTTTTCTGGCTGATTAGAATAATAACGATCAACGTCATTGCCAAATATTTCACGGCTTCTATCAGATAACCTTGATTCGATAGACTCTGAATCAAAAGCAACATATCTCGGTCCGGAAACATCATCCAAATAATCTGTACCAGTCAAACGGTAACCACCATCAACAGCAAGGTTGACAAAAGGGGAGATTTTGAAACTACAGCCAAAACCCATCGGAATTACATAGGTTACGCCACTATAACTTTGGTCGGGCTCCGTCACTACATTTCTCAATTTATATTTTGTACCGTCCAATTCAGTCGTTGGATTTACCGTTACCCCTCCAATACCGATAAAGAAATATGGATTGACAACTCTACGAGCGTAAAATCGGGTAGGTACTGGGAATAGATCAATATGTAATGTAGAGGTGAATTCTACATTATGGGAGTGAAAATTCAGATTTCTGTTTTTTCGTCCTTCACTGTTGGCTTTGGCGTCATCTCCTTCAAGAGTGAAATAGGTAACGTCGCCAGAAATACTAAGACGATCCCAAAAACGATATCTTAATCCAACTGTTAGGTTAGGTTTAGCCCAAAACTGACCATCATTTGCTAAATCGCCATGGTAGTTGGCTGTTCCCGTTCCTGCAGTAAATACAAATTTACGATCACCGCCACGCACACGGTAGCTTTGTGAAAATGCTTCTGTGCAATATATCAGGGAGAAGAGCAGGATAAAAAGAGTAGATTTAATTCTCATAAATTGATGTAGGGTTATAAAAGCGTTTTGGTAAAGCTGTAGAAAAGACCGAACGGCTATTACTATCCAAAAAAACGAAAAAAAATTAATAATAACAGGAAAAAAGTCTAAAATATATCAATATTTTAGACTTAAAGTACCTAATTATCATGTAATGAATTTGGGTGATTCATTAATTTCCTGAGTCGGCTCCACCACCATTAGCTAAATCACCAATGGATTTATCAATCATGTAAAGTGCCACACCGTCATTTCCTGCCACCTCGAAGAAATCCAAAATTCTGCGGGCTGTCATTTCTTCTTCACGCTGTTCTGTTACGAACCATTGCAAGAAGTTAATGGTGATGAAATCACTTTCCTGATAACAATGGCTCATCAGTTTATTGATCGACTGAGTAACCTCAACTTCATGACCTAAAAAGGCCTGACATAACGACTTCAAAGAATCGTATGATTGAGGAACATCCTGCACGGTTGGACTCACAGCATTTCCACCCACTTCATTGATATAAGTAAAAA is a window from the Persicobacter psychrovividus genome containing:
- a CDS encoding ferritin; amino-acid sequence: MEYRSLSKNTEDLLNAQVAMEAKASFIYLGMASWCERNGFEHSAQFFYEQSDEERQHMLKIFTYINEVGGNAVSPTVQDVPQSYDSLKSLCQAFLGHEVEVTQSINKLMSHCYQESDFITINFLQWFVTEQREEEMTARRILDFFEVAGNDGVALYMIDKSIGDLANGGGADSGN
- a CDS encoding YfcC family protein, whose amino-acid sequence is MKTIKLPSAYTILLAIIVLVAGLTFVLPTGKYAYTSKDGSVTLTPQQAIGNTDSHLLPVPGSYENVKSNPQGFFEVVKAPIVGFYKAIDVAVFILMIGGFLGIVMSTGAIDAGVHQVLGSMKGKEQLMIPVLIFLFGLGGTSFGMAEETLAFYPILIPVFRSAGFDAKTAIGTIMLGAGFGVLCSTVNPFATAIASGFAGISIGDGIMVRVFMWVVLWAITSAFVMRYAKKVKNAPSEEMLEQADTATPEAMTGKQKIVLTMFTLTFVIMIWGVIPFKDLGITAIPTLSWWFDELNALFFVSSILTGLLIGMKESEIAGHFVNGARDMLGVAFIVGISRGITVVMNDGLIIDTVLHYAEAAITGLSSSIFVCVMFFLELFLSIFIPSTSGLATLTMPIMTPLASFANVDAHWVVTAYQSASGFVNLFTPTSAVVMGGLAIGKVSYGSYFKWVLPYLFIVLIVILLTLGFGVML
- a CDS encoding DUF6089 family protein, translated to MRIKSTLFILLFSLIYCTEAFSQSYRVRGGDRKFVFTAGTGTANYHGDLANDGQFWAKPNLTVGLRYRFWDRLSISGDVTYFTLEGDDAKANSEGRKNRNLNFHSHNVEFTSTLHIDLFPVPTRFYARRVVNPYFFIGIGGVTVNPTTELDGTKYKLRNVVTEPDQSYSGVTYVIPMGFGCSFKISPFVNLAVDGGYRLTGTDYLDDVSGPRYVAFDSESIESRLSDRSREIFGNDVDRYYSNQPENRQVRGNPENNDGYFLMNVRVEYLFAFGAGGRRYKKSRGSKRYKSRRRRF
- a CDS encoding nucleoside recognition domain-containing protein, producing the protein MILNYIWIALFAIAFIFTVLQALFFGDYTLFSAVVDKIFEMSKTGFEISLMLTGIMAFWLGLMKIGEKAGLIKIINKLAGPFFQRLFPEIPKDHPVLTPILLNFSANMLGLDNAATPLGLKAMEGMQELNPNKDTASNAQIMFLVLNTSGLTILPVSILAYRMQMGAANPADVFIPILLTTFMSTLGGLIAVSIYQKINLFDKVILSYLGGLVLFIISLLFYFSTLSPEKLTMISKVASNAIILSIIFTFIIYGFFKKVNVYEAFIEGAKESFDIAITIIPYLIAMLVAIGAFRASGAMDFFINQLTHALNYLGVNADFLPALPTALMKPLSGSGARGLMVEAMEHYGADSFVGRLTSVMQGSTETTLYVIALYFGAVNIRKTRYAITCGLIADFIGIISAIVISYLFFHQI
- a CDS encoding AMP-binding protein produces the protein MENQHEAFFWQKNYPEGVPFDIDPGKYESLVDLFEETVEQHNSKVAFDNFDKELTYAELELYSRYFGAYLQQELGLKKGDAIAIQIPNLLQYPIALWGALRAGLVVVNTNPLYTPREMEHQFKDAGVKAILIYENFAYNLQTIVRNTDIETVIVTGTGDMLGTLKGFIVNLVVRHVKKMVPKYHLPDAVSFKEVLDIGKKKTLNTIKPAAEDIAFLQYTGGTTGLSKGAMLTHRNIIAALEGSTAWVKPVLPASGAIIVTALPMYHIFALTANCLLIFKLGGKNILITNPRDLPAFIKTISKHRFNMISGVNTLFNAMLNHPDFGMINFDELKVTLGGGMAVQDAVAQKWEEATGCPLAEAYGMTETSPGITINPLDGNHRMSSIGLPFPSTEVKIMSDEGVEVPHGEHGELWVRGPQVMKGYWKNEAATNEMFDGEWLKTGDIATVDDDGFFKIVDRKKEMILVSGFNVFPNEIENVIAMHPKVLEVGAIGIPDERSGEKVKVFVVKKDDSLTADEVIEFCKAQLTAYKVPKEVAFKAELPKTNVGKILRRKLKE